A region from the Candidatus Delongbacteria bacterium genome encodes:
- a CDS encoding type II toxin-antitoxin system VapC family toxin has product MYILDTNICIFSIKKKSPNLLDKISEHLSNGIYISSLTVAELEYGVSNSQFPEKNRIALLEFLSIFNILDFKESDAVPYGMIKTNLRRNGNIIGPIDMLLAAQGISNNMTMVTNNLKEFERVEGLKIEDWS; this is encoded by the coding sequence ATGTATATCCTAGATACAAATATCTGCATCTTTTCAATTAAAAAGAAATCCCCCAATTTATTGGATAAAATATCAGAGCATTTGAGCAATGGGATCTACATCTCTTCACTAACTGTAGCAGAATTGGAATATGGTGTATCGAATAGTCAATTTCCTGAAAAGAATAGAATAGCCTTGCTGGAATTCCTTTCAATTTTCAACATTCTGGATTTCAAAGAATCAGATGCAGTACCATATGGAATGATCAAAACCAATCTTAGAAGAAATGGAAACATAATCGGTCCGATCGACATGTTACTAGCAGCTCAAGGAATCTCGAATAATATGACTATGGTTACAAACAATCTAAAAGAGTTTGAACGAGTAGAAGGTTTGAAAATAGAAGATTGGTCTTAA